The Saliniramus fredricksonii genome segment GCGCTCTTCCCGACCCGAAAGCGTCGCGCGCATGGCCCGGAACGCCGCCTGGTAGACCGCGACCCTCTCGAAACGCAGGCGCGCGGCAGTCTCGGTCAGGCCGACCGTGCCGATTTCCGGCGTCGAAAAGACGGCGGTGGGGATCAGGCTGTGATCGACATGCGCATCCTTGCCACCGAATTCGGTATCGGCGAAGGCATGACCCTCGCGGATCGCGACCGGGGTCAGATTGGCGCGATTCGTCACATCGCCGATCGCATAGATCGACGGAATCTCGCTGCGCGAATAGGCATCCACCACGATCGCGCCGAGCTCATCGCACAGCACACCGGCATTCTCGAGGCCGAGCCCTTTCGTTGCCGGCACGCGACCCGTGGCGAGAAGCACCTGATCATAATGCCCCGCGCTCCCATCGGAAAAGCTGACGACACGCGTGCCGTCTTCCTGCTTCTCGATCCGCAGCGGCGTCGTGGAATATTTCACCTCGATCCCGCGTGCTGCGTAAGCCTCACCGAGGCGGGTGCGCAGATCGTCGTCGAAACCACGCAAAAGCTTGTCGCCACGGTGGACGAGCGTCGTCTTCGAGCCGAGCCCGGCGAATATCCCGGCGAATTCCACCGCGATATAACCCGCTCCGATGACCAGGACCCGCTCCGGCTGCTGCGGCAGATCGAAGACCTCGTTCGAGGTGATGGTATGCTCCATCCCCGGAATGGCGGGCTGCATGGCGGGCGCAGCGCCGACTGCGACGAGAATACGCTTCGCGCGCAGGGTCTCGCCGGTTGCCAGAAGACGCACGGTCTGCGCATCGACGATCTCGGCGCGGCTCTCGACAAGTTCCACACCGGCCCGATCCAGATTGGCGCGATAGGCCCCCTCCAGGCGATCGATCTCGCGGTTCTTGGCGGCGATCAGGGCCGACCAGTCGAAGCTGCTCTCACCGACATTCCAGCCGAAACCGGCGGCGTCGGTGAAATCATCGGAGAAGCGCGAGGCGATCACCATCAGCTTCTTGGGGACGCAGCCGCGGATCACGCAGGTGCCGCCGACGCGGTACTCCTCCGCGATCATGACGCGGGCGCCGTAGCCGGCTGCGATGCGCGCCGCACGCACTCCGCCCGAACCGGCTCCGATCACGAAGAGATCAACGTCGAAATCGCTCATCCTGCCTGCTTTCTCGGCTCTCGCTCACATCATCTGCCGCAATCGTCAACGGGACGCATTACTCGGTCGCACCGGACGTTTCTTCTTCCGCAGCGCTCTCGGCGCCACGGCGCGACAGCTCCGCCTGCATGCGCACTTCGACATATTCCACGAGCTCCTCGGTCCACTCACCGGTGGTCGTGAGGACGTCATCGACGAAGCCCGGCTGCTGATCGACGAACTTCGCCCCGGCCGGGGTCTCGAAGAACGCGTTGATCTCGCCGATCTCTTCTTCGGTGAAGCGATTCGCCATGATCCGCGCGGCCCGGTTCAGGATGACACGCCGCTGCAGATCGAGCTCGGGCTGAAGGTCGTCGATCACCTCGCGGATCATGTCGCTGGGCATGCCGCGATTGACGAAGCGCCCGGCCACGGAGTTCGTGACGCGTGGCACCATCCCGTCGAAGGAATCGGTCAGCCCGGCATTGGTGACGAGATCACGCGCAGCCTGCAGATGGCTCTCGCTGACCTCTTCCTGGGCATTGGCCGCGCCGGCGAATGCGCCGAAAGCGAGCGCAAAGACGAGGCCGAAA includes the following:
- the gor gene encoding glutathione-disulfide reductase, which gives rise to MSDFDVDLFVIGAGSGGVRAARIAAGYGARVMIAEEYRVGGTCVIRGCVPKKLMVIASRFSDDFTDAAGFGWNVGESSFDWSALIAAKNREIDRLEGAYRANLDRAGVELVESRAEIVDAQTVRLLATGETLRAKRILVAVGAAPAMQPAIPGMEHTITSNEVFDLPQQPERVLVIGAGYIAVEFAGIFAGLGSKTTLVHRGDKLLRGFDDDLRTRLGEAYAARGIEVKYSTTPLRIEKQEDGTRVVSFSDGSAGHYDQVLLATGRVPATKGLGLENAGVLCDELGAIVVDAYSRSEIPSIYAIGDVTNRANLTPVAIREGHAFADTEFGGKDAHVDHSLIPTAVFSTPEIGTVGLTETAARLRFERVAVYQAAFRAMRATLSGREERVFMKIIVDAETDKVLGVHLLGPDSGEMIQLAGVAVTMGATKADFDRTIAVHPSAAEELVTMREPYAVYDGSKAGVL
- a CDS encoding DUF2059 domain-containing protein, whose product is MKRPSSALAVFGLVFALAFGAFAGAANAQEEVSESHLQAARDLVTNAGLTDSFDGMVPRVTNSVAGRFVNRGMPSDMIREVIDDLQPELDLQRRVILNRAARIMANRFTEEEIGEINAFFETPAGAKFVDQQPGFVDDVLTTTGEWTEELVEYVEVRMQAELSRRGAESAAEEETSGATE